CTAGAAAGAAGTTTGCATCATCTTGTAGAAgaataaattatgttcaatccaatagactctataaggacgaaaaaataaacattttgttaataactttggtgtaaacgcagttttACTTCTTCATACTAAAATTATGTTTCGCATCGAAAGCCAATGCAACTCAGTTAGTGTCTGAATGGGAAACGATGAATTATGAGACAGTCAACCTTTAGCTACTCGAACTAAACTATCAAaaaccattaattttcattacAAGTTCCATTCTAAGCAAAATAAAGGTGATTCTAGATGATTTTATGAGTTGTGCTAATTAAAACCGTTATTTTCAATTAGATGATCTGCTAAAAAATAGTTAATGAGATGCACGCTTCAAAACAACTCGGCTACTGCTCAAGAAAGGAGATTCACTAcatactgtcagtattccttggAAATAACTGCATcgctttcaattcaatcaatgctgacagttaacATTCAGCTAGTAATCGGTGGGCGGAGATAGTCGAACCATAAACAAGTTGAACTGGTAATTAGTGAGCACCTTTTCACGGTCTacagttctctctctctctctttctttctccttcttcccttACTTCTACCGGAGTAATCTAATCTATgaatttggactgaaaattatcAACAATGGATAAATATAAGAGACATTTTTTTAGCTGCTGAAAAATTGACTTTAAGTAACAAGAGGCCTTTCATAAATAAACGATTCATATACTGTTAGGTAGAATAGGTAGAATATCCTAACAAagtaagtttattttttatattttctctgtCTGAAAACAGCAATTTCTGCTAGATTTGACCAGTTTCAAGAACAATGAAACCATTTTATGTAGATACAACAGTTAGCAATAGTTTATGTGTGAGCAGTTAGCAATAGACTAATGTGTATGACAAGAGTCCTCTTCTATATAATCTACTCTATTCTAGAGTGGTGGTGAGGtagatgaaaaaataacacatcTAATCAAGATAAgtgattatttattgacatgaaaaGGTTGCGacaaaaatatctatcttcaaaCATAGACTGCATAATCCAATTGTGAGTCATGTGTACAATATTAAGTGCACAAAATGGTGGTGTATCCAAGGTGGCTTTAGTACTACCAGTCAACTTCATCCTCACAGTCTCCAGATAGTGGATTAGGTAGTGTTCTGGGCAGTAGATTCCTCTTCCAGTACTAGTCTTCATCAAGCTCTCGAGTTTAGGCATCTTGTGGTAGAGATAGGGGGATGTCAAGTCAATGTACTCTATATTCTTCTTATCATCCAGCTGCAACAGCATGTCCAATAGAGTAATTGTTTCATATCCATAGACAATGATCCTGATTGATTGCTCCAAGTTGACACTCATCCATCTTCTAACCATGTCACAAACAATTGGTTTCAGAGCTGTGTATGGAAGATGTTCTTGACCAGCTCCTTCACCTGACCATCGCAACCCATGTTTAGCTCGGCTTAGATGATTGTTGTCAAGCACCTCACTTGTTGTCAGCAAATTTTCAGGGTAGGGTGGTTTGAAAAAGTAGTGATGAGTTGTTACATGATGATCATCATCACATTCAAGTACAGCCATCTCCTTCACAATAAACTCATTGTTCACTCCTTCAAATCCTTGGAAGTTTATCAGGTAGAGTGGTAGTGATCCAAAAATGTCAGTGGCCCTCCTGGGTATGCAATCATTCTCATTGATCATAGCAGTTAGATCAGTTGTACTTGTAGAAGCATCCTTCATTAAGGGTCTGCTGTTATAGATGCCTGGACAACAGCCTACAACATCTTCACCATCACAGatttctccatcttctctaTCGGAAAAGCCAACAGCTCTTTTGAACATGACTGTCTCACTCAATGCTCTAGATAAAAATGAGCAGTAGATTGCTCATACATAACATTTATATTGTCAACAGCTATTCCCCTCCTAGGCAAAATTTACAATGCCTGTCATTGGTTTGTACTCTCTAATTGTTTCATGAATCATCAAACAGTAGGCACGTGTATTTGCAGGAATGTTTTCGGTTGCTTCAAACTCCACTCTGACATCAACACTTCCAGCCTTGAGAGTTTCATTTTGACGGGAACAGTCAATAGGAAACAGCATAATCTTTTTGTCTTGCAAAGCACTCTTCTCAAACAGTGGATCACTTAGTCGGAAATCTCCATGATTGTAGACTCCATTGAAAGCAGTGTACATATTGTACACTCGattatcatcaccatcaatgctctcatatggataatatttattgtttaaaaacaCACGAATATCTTTCATGTTACACTTATCAAATCGTGACGCATTCTTAGTGTCATCACCTCTCCTTGCAGTTTGTAGTCCAATAACAATATACCTAGGCTTCTCAGTTTGTGAGGTTGTCTTGACAGTCCAAGTATGTTTTGTAGTTTCAGGCATGGATGGGTACTCATACACTTCCCAGTGTCGGAATGGTATAGACACAGGTGTATCATCCTGTACCAATTTCAATAGACGTAGCTTAGCTTCTTCAGCTACCTCCACGTAGGGCATCCTCCAAACAAGTTTATCAATTATGATCTTTCCAGCTGCACTGAGACAATCTTTATCATTGGAAGAACGTCTCAGCACCAATTCTTGTTTCACATTCAACATTACCCTTCTGTAGTCCTCTGCAAACCCAAGCAGATATCTGAGTGGTACATCCATAACAGTAGTAGAAGTATTATTTGGTGCAAATGTACCAAGACCATTGGTAGCATCATACTTATAACCAGCTCCTTCCATCTTGGTCAGCTCATCTCGCTCAAAGGTCATTGTATTTTTCATAAGGCTAGTGATTCCTGGGTTGCGGTTGCTGTCCACTTCAACTCCATTGATCTCATAACGTATTTCAGAAAACAGGTGGGCGAAGAATCCTGAGACACATGGTGAACCACCTAGAGCTTGATTTGTTGTACTTAGCGCCTTGTACTCTAGGTGTAGATAGCTTTCAGAAGGTAGTGTGTAGATATCCTGTTGTTGAATTGGAATCCTGATCTCATCACTAGCTTTGTAGTCTGTGCTGTAGGGCATATGAGAATGGTATTCAAAACCAGTAATGCGATCATCAGAGGTGGGACCACTTCTTGTCACATCTAAAACTCTCATTGTACTTGTCTAACTTGACAGCCTCTCTGTTGTAAATAGTTGATGTTCCTCAATGTTAACCCAACAGAGGTTGAAGGCATAATGAAGTTTTTAACAATTGTAGTCCTTTTATCTTGTTTCTTCAATTCAATGGGCTCTCCATCATTGTCAATGCCTCTACTCTTCTTCTCAAACATAAGTACCATTATGAACACGTTGTCTAAGATGTAGGGTGATGTTTATTACCTCGTCTCTAAAGTTCACAATACGTCCGTCTTCATCAACAACCTCGAGTGTAATGTCATTGATCAGTTTGGTGTTCACAGGTAAATAGATAACATTTCGCACAGTGACAGCCATTTTATAGCCGGGGTCCACAGATGGGTAAAACTCATAGAGAACATGATCTTTTATGCCATTTGAGTAGGAACCACTAACAATGTTACACTTTACACGTACCACATTGGGACGACTGATTTTCACAGTTGAGTCACCTCTGGCCACACTGTTGGCTTCCACAGTTCTATGTGGACCAAAGCCCAACAGTTTACCAATTGAGTTTTCTGGTTGAAAGCTCAACTTGGCACTGCATAAAACCATACACTTCAATGTTGATGGATCCACATTAAGATGAAAAGTAATTCCACGTCTCCACATCCTTGACTCCAACAACTCTTTAATTGTATGAAACTCAAAACTACCTTCTGGTAATGATATATATTGTAGAATCAATTCCTGCtcagtttttatttcatcattatcaataGCTCTTCCTTTTCGAATAACTGACTCCTTTTTAACATCAGCCTGAACTCCTCCCTTGACTATATGATTGTTATCAAAATTTGCCCCAACTGACAACTTCACTATCTTATTACTTATAGGACTGTGATCATGATAATAGTTCTTTAAATTTGGTCTCTCATCTGATGACAGTCCTGCAAGTTCAAAATGGGTTATAGAAGAATCATCCACAACCTTTTCCTTGCTCTCCTGTCCTGGTTGAGTTGATGGTTGCAGGGGTGTTGATGCTGGTACATAATAGTGCAaggtattattataattgaactcAACATTAGGTATAGAGTTACAGCTTGTAAAGCTGATAAGTCCAACTTCCCATTCACCAATACTTGTATCAATTGGTGGGTAGAATTCACTTTTCAGTATTGACCTCTTTCCTCCAAAGCACAACATCATGTTGAATGCACAGTATACTATTGCACAATGTTTATCAATAGGCTCTTACTCTACATTTTATACTATTTAGAAGACAAATAGGGTAATGAAGAAACATATTGTATAGATTACaatcatttattttcatcaactaaaaatttcaaacataaatGTCCACAAATATGTGAATATAGATCCTTCTGCTTCTGATCATAGTTGTACTCGATCCTTGTTGCTGGCATTGATCCAAGATGCATGTAGTTGATAAACTCTTGTGGTGGTCTCAGGTTACCAAAACCGTCAAAGTAGTAGACAACATCATCCTTCTTTACATAGcacacccaatgtgtgccagCTCCAATACTGCTGTCAAGATTGATGATGCCACATTCTCTTTTCAATGGTCCAGTAGCAGGTAGGGTATCTCGCATAAACACTCCTCGGAATCGTTTAAGTTTCAAACGACATACATACTTGTAGAGATCTGCATCAGTTAGTGCTCGATTGGGCAGAGCAATTATTGTCTTTTGCCTTTGCATTGATAGCGATAAGCTCCGTTTCCCAACTTCTGTTGTTGTTGACGTCTAAGGTAGACGTCCCTTTCTAAGAGACCTTTCCCTTTCTTAGAAGATTGTGGTTGACGTCTAAGGTAGAGACCTTTCCCCTTCTTAGAAGATGTCTTCTTTGTTACCTTTTTGCTATTTCTCAGACCTCTACCACGCTTTGATCCTCCTCCAAACTTTGCTTTAGCCTTCATGATGTTGGTTACTGCTAATGCCGCTGCTCTCTCTGCCAATCCTGCATCTGAAGATGTTGCAACACTCCAAGCTCGTTCTGCCAAGATGTTGTCTGCTATTGCTCGATTTGATATATCACTGTTCCTTGAATATGCAATGTCGTGCTCCTTGCAAGCTTGATCAAGTTTGTTGATTCCTGGATCACCTCTTGCCAACCTTTTATCAAGTTTTGTGCCTGGGCCGCAGTACTGATAGCCTGGGAGATGGAGTTCAACTGGTAGAATATCGATTGCTTTGTTAACTATTGTACCAGCAGCGTTCTTGATAGCTGAGAGAACTCCTCTTCCTTgatatctctttcttgcttcaTAGACCGCCATCTAATGCTTAACATCAGTATTGTCACTTGATTTTATACCATCAGGTGGGTTTGGATCTTCAACCACACGCATCAAAAGctcaatgaatgaaattttcattCTTGCTCTATCCCAACCTTCTACATTCTTCAAAAcattttgaaactctggaatACTGAATAGAGCATCTATATAATTCTCAAAGATCATAGTGACAAGCTTTATAAATCTTTTGTCTAAATAGCGTTTGTTCACTGCATCTAAGTCTCCAACTGGGTCTTGCATGTCTGTCAGTATTGAGTTATTGAGACTTGTGAATACTTGTGATGTCTCAGAATCTTTTGTCTTTGGCAGCCATGACCAGATAATATCCTTGCATGTGATCAGATTTATAGCATCCGTATCATTTCGAGGATGTGCAACATTAATCACCCGCCTGTGGTGAGCATTAATATTACCCAAGGTATCAATGATTCTTTTACGACTCTCACTCATTCTACTCTGCTACTGTAACACTGTAAGCTAAGCATAGTAACAATATCTTTTTATATTACAACTAGTATGCAGTTTTGCCAACCATATAGCCTCCTTCAACTAATTCTTCCAGTATTGAGTTTATTTCATTCTCATGTCCTGTGTTACCAACTGCTTTTGACTGATCCAACAACCTTAGTCTGTCAACAAGTTCATTAGGATCATTATAGTATATATATTCAATCTTTGTATCATTGTTTGCCACCATATTGAATGGTGCTACTAGTCCTAATCCACTGACTGTACTATATTTATTCTTATGTTCATCATTCTTCAACAACTTGTGAATTGTCTTCTTATACTTGACATCATTATAGTTTATAATACCACCATCTGGAGCATAATTTTGTCTATAAACATTGGTCCAATTGAGAATACGTTTGTATGCATTCTCATCAGCATTCAAAACAAGTTGTTTGTTGGGTCTCTTTTTGAAAATGAGTTCACAAAGTCCAGGTGATGCATCAAAAATCTGATTGATTTCTACATTTTCAGGATCGGTAAGAATAATCTTATCTCCATCTGGTCCAAAGGTTATAATTTTGCTGCCTAGAAAATACTCATTTCCTTTTACTTGTGGACCGAATGTAGTATCATTGGTATGATCTCTCATCATTGCTATTTGAATATAGGGACCCACTGGTGTGCTAGCCACTCCAGATTCATGCAAAAGATTTTGCATTACATCATGACCGCAAGTATTGAGTGCTTTCTCAATACTCTGATTCCCCTCCTCTTCACCACCATCATCACTCAAAGTATCATCTTGACCTGGCCACAAGTTCCTTGCAGCTCTTGAAGTACTTATAGCTGGACTTGAGCTTGCAGCTGCTCCAAATGATTCATAGACTGGTGACTCCTCCCCAATAATATCAAGTTGTGGTGGTAACGCACGCTTCAAAGGTTTGGGTTGAATTGGAGTTGTTGGTGGTGTAGGTTGTATAAGATGATGTGGTTCTGTTGGTGGTGATAGTGCTATTGGTTGTTGTTGGGGAGAAGGTAATGGTAATGACTGTTGTTTTTGTTGGAGAGCTTCAACTATGTTAGCAAGTGGTTCAGTAAGAGGTTTAAAGTGTGTTGCATGCTGCTCCTCTGCCAACTCTCTTCCAAGTGTGAGCTCCTTGTGCTTCCTCTTGATGTTGCGTTGCAGCTTTGCAATCTCCTTGATGGTGGGAGCAATTTCCTCCACTGTTTTCTGACGGAATCTCTTCTTCACATCCATCCCGCTTGCTATATAGTGATAGACTGATGCTTTGCACAACTATGCCTCAGTTAAAAATGTATCAATACCATTTCTGTATCGCCCTCTATTCTTCTCCAATGATCGATCAATGACAAGAAATGAATGGGTAGCTGATGACCAGACTTTGTTACACATGTTCTTGAACTGTTCAAAGGTCATATCAGCACCCACATGATCTCTGTGCAAATGTTTCATATTTAGTTCATCCTGTTCAAATATGATTAGAAAGTTTGCATTGTCACGAACCAACTGTTTAGGTATGCGACTATAGGTCTGTGCTAAGTAGAATATATCAACATCGCTGTGGCGTGCAGCACTAAAGTATTGTCTGATAACATCTTGTTGTTCGCagattacatcatcaaaaattattattgagttgGGTGACAGTTCATGTGGAGCAGGAATTTCTTCACTTGTATCACACTCAACATAGCTTATCCCAGCCCCTAGTCCTTGCATAATAGTACGCAATAACTTGTACTttggttgaaaaattgtttttgagAATAGGTAGATGTTTGAAAAGTGAACTCCATTGCTATCAAAAAGCATATTGAGTAGCATGTTAGTTTTGCCACAACCAGATGGACCACATATGATGCATCTAATATGATTGGGGAATAGAGGTCCATgtcgtttcttcttcttcatttctgatCCAACAAGTCCACAACCTTTCACCACcttatcaaaatcaataattgtaAACTTGTTATTCTTCTGCACTACCTGTTTCATTGTTTCAACTACACCAGATCGTTTTTATCAATCCATGAGTTGTGGCTGCTATCATATCCTTTCCAATGCACCAGCAGCTTGTTCCCCCTCCTCTTCAACACTTTAGCAATTTCAAAAACACTAGGCACCTTGGTTTTAACAATTTCCTGTGAATAGAATCCTCCTTGCACTGGTTGACCTCTAACGTCCTCAAGCTCATATGTTATAGGTACTGTGGATCGTACATGTGTTACTGTGAACAGCTCATTTGACCAATTGGGTAGATAGCCCTTATCAAAAATCTTTTTATACTTGCTGATTCTAACCTTGTCACCAGGCACAATTTTCTGATGAGGACCTGGATAGAACATGTTTTTAAGTTTTGTATTCAACTCTTCTCGATAAACTTTATGCTGTTCACTGAGTCTGGAAAGCAATTTTTTTTCATGCTTCTTCCCAACATCAACTGGTCGCATACCAATTGTGCGATGAATCCTACCATTGTACTGTTTGAGAAGTGATGTTAAGATATTTGTCCAACAATGAGTTCCCTGCTCTGTGAATTTGGTCCACATTAATTGTTTAAGTGTTCTATTGAATCGTTCCACTATTGATGCCTTTTTATCAGAAAAGGTAGAGTAATGATTAATACCATACTTTTGCACAAGATGTTGAAACTTTGAATTGAACCATTCCCTACCATCATCAGTCTGTAGATTTTTCATTGGATATTGTTTGAATATAGGATGCATAGCTTTGATCACTTCATCTGCTGATTTGTTTTTTATTGGTATTGCTAGAGCATACTTACTGAGACAATT
The genomic region above belongs to Nilaparvata lugens isolate BPH chromosome 5, ASM1435652v1, whole genome shotgun sequence and contains:
- the LOC111051162 gene encoding uncharacterized protein LOC111051162, yielding MFYPGPHQKIVPGDKVRISKYKKIFDKGYLPNWSNELFTVTHVRSTVPITYELEDVRGQPVQGGFYSQEIVKTKVPSVFEIAKVLKRRGNKLLVHWKGYDSSHNSWIDKNDLV